Proteins encoded within one genomic window of Cucumis sativus cultivar 9930 chromosome 3, Cucumber_9930_V3, whole genome shotgun sequence:
- the LOC101207142 gene encoding pentatricopeptide repeat-containing protein At1g80270, mitochondrial isoform X3: MWALRRASTPLRNQGYRVRTSYVFGKLEVPYFWEGNVAGFGTTAGLYDKFISFERNNPATWPSSGVYISSHGLSTQSRAENSGEEENVEDGFSELDGNEEELTSGSKIADDDDNDVDDGTQKELDLLDGETELAEKKFTKWVPSKLTKAIWNAPDFSVASALVKWVSQGNKLSRDDISSTMISLRRRQMFRKALQFSEWLEANGQLEFNERDYASRVHLIAKVQGLHKAESYIAKIPKSFQGEVVHRALLANYVVANNVEKAEEVFNKIKDLEFPMSIFAYNQMLVLYKKIDRRKIADVLLLMEKENIKPCPFTYKILIDGKGLSNDISGMEQVVDSMKAEGIELDVSTLSLLAKHYVSCGLKVKAKAILKEIEETNSNGPQWLCRILLPFYGKLQMEDEVRRLWEICEANPHIEECMAAIVAWGQLKNVQEAEKIFDRVVKTWKKLSARHYSIMMNVYRDSKMLTKGKEVVNQMAESGCHIDLLTCNAIVKLYVEAGEVEKADSFLVKAVKKYGMKPLFTSYKTLMDHYARRGDVHNAEKIFDKMRQSSYIPRLGQFGTLIQAYVNAKTPAYGMRERMMADKVFPNKTLAGQLAQVDSFRKTAVSDLLD; this comes from the exons ATGTGGGCTCTTCGTAGAGCTTCTACTCCTCTCAG gAATCAAGGGTATAGAGTAAGAACTTCATATGTCTTTGGCAAACTAGAGGTACCATATTTTTGGGAAGGAAATGTTGCTGGTTTTGGAACCACCGCTGGTTTATACgacaaattcatttctttcgAGAGAAATAACCCTGCCACGTGGCCGTCCTCTGGGGTTTATATTAGTAGTCATGGTCTATCTACACAATCTCGTGCTGAGAACAGTGGAGAGGAAGAGAATGTGGAAGATGGATTTTCCGAACTTGATGGTAATGAAGAGGAACTAACCTCTGGATCAAAAATTGCTGATGACGATGACAATGATGTTGATGATGGGACTCAAAAGGAACTGGATTTACTTGATGGAGAAACTGAACTTGctgaaaagaaatttacaaaatgGGTTCCTTCAAAGCTGACCAAAGCTATTTGGAATGCTCCAGATTTTTCTGTGGCTAGTGCACTTGTTAAGTGGGTCAGTCAAGGAAACAAACTAAGCCGGGATGATATCTCTTCGACCATGATCAGTCTTCGTAGACGTCAAATGTTTCGCAAGGCTTTGCAG TTTTCAGAGTGGTTGGAAGCAAATGGACAGCTTGAATTTAATGAAAGAGATTATGCTTCTCGCGTTCACTTGATTGCAAAGGTACAAGGTCTCCATAAGGCAGAGAGTTACATTGCTAAAATCCCAAAGTCCTTCCAGGGGGAGGTGGTACACCGAGCTCTTTTAGCTAACTACGTGGTTGCCAACAATGTAGAAAAAGCGGAGGAAGTATTCAATAAAATCAAGGACCTTGAATTCCCAATGTCCATATTTGCTTACAACCAGATGCTTGTTCTTTACAAGAAGATTGACAGGAGGAAGATAGCCGACGTTTTGTTGTTgatggagaaagaaaatatcaagCCTTGTCCGTTTACTTACAAAATCTTAATAGATGGTAAAGGCCTTTCTAATGACATAAGTGGGATGGAACAAGTTGTTGATTCAATGAAGGCTGAAGGAATTGAGCTTGATGTTTCTACACTTTCTCTATTAGCTAAGCACTATGTTTCCTGTGGGCTTAAAGTCAAAGCCAAGGCCATTTTAAAGGAGATTGAAGAAACTAACTCCAATGGCCCTCAGTGGTTATGCAGAATTTTACTTCCTTTTTATGGAAAACTACAAATGGAAGATGAAGTGAGAAGGCTCTGGGAGATCTGTGAGGCAAATCCTCATATTGAAGAATGTATGGCTGCCATTGTTGCTTGGGGACAGCTGAAGAACGTCCAGGAAGCAGAGAAAATTTTTGATAGAGTTGTAAAAACTTGGAAGAAGCTATCCGCAAGACACTATTCTATCATGATGAACGTTTATAGAGACAGTAAGATGCTGACGAAGGGCAAGGAAGTAGTCAATCAGATGGCAGAGAGCGGTTGCCACATCGATCTGTTGACATGCAATGCAATTGTGAAGCTCTATGTGGAAGCAGGGGAGGTAGAAAAGGCAGACTCTTTCTTGGTTAAGGCTGTTAAAAAATACGGGATGAAGCCATTGTTTACATCATACAAGACTCTCATGGATCACTACGCAAGGAGGGGTGATGTTCACAATGCAGAGAAAATCTTTGATAAGATGAGACAATCGAGTTACATTCCTCGTCTCGGGCAATTTGGAACTCTAATACAAGCATATGTTAACGCCAAGACTCCGGCATATGGtatgagagagagaatgatGGCAGATAAGGTTTTTCCAAACAAAACTTTGGCAGGACAATTAGCTCAAGTTGATTCTTTTAGGAAGACAGCGGTGTCAGATTTGCTTGATTGA
- the LOC105434993 gene encoding LOW QUALITY PROTEIN: pentatricopeptide repeat-containing protein At1g80270, mitochondrial (The sequence of the model RefSeq protein was modified relative to this genomic sequence to represent the inferred CDS: substituted 1 base at 1 genomic stop codon), with translation MWALRRASTPLRNQGYRVRTSYVFGKLEVPYFWEGNVAGFGTAAALSDRFIYFDRNNLTTWPSSEVYISSHGLSTQAGAENSGEEGNVEDGCSELDETLPSTSPLEDSKTADDNEEELTSGSEIDDDNDVVDDGTELDLPEGETGLVEKISIKRAPSELLNVIWKAPGLTVSSALDKWVSEGKELSRDDISSAMLNLRKCRMYGRLCRXIDFDVAFQFSEWLEANGKLDFVEKDYASRLDLIGKLRGLRMAENYIAKIPKSFQGEVVYRTLLANCVIACNVQKAEEVFNKMKDLEFPITAFACNQLLLLYKRTDKRKVADILLLMEKENVKPSRFTYRILIDTKGLSNDITGMEQVVDTMKAEGIELDVSTLSVLAKHYISGGLKDKAKAILKEMEEINSEGSRWPCRILLPLYGELQMEDEVRRLWEICGSNPHIEECMAAIVAWGKLKNIQEAEKIFDRVVKTGEKLSARHYSTMLNVYREDSKMLTKGKEVVKQMAESGSRMDPVTLDAVVKLYVEAGEVEKADSFLVKTVLQYKKKPMFTTYITLMDRYASRGDVPNAEKIFGMMRKYGYVGRLSQFQTLIQAYVNAKAPAYGMRERMKADSVFPNKALAGKLAQVDSLKMREVSDLLD, from the exons ATGTGGGCTCTTCGTAGAGCTTCTACTCCTCTTAG GAATCAAGGGTATAGAGTAAGAACTTCATATGTCTTTGGCAAACTAGAGGTACCATATTTTTGGGAAGGAAATGTTGCTGGTTTTGGAACCGCCGCCGCTTTATCCGACagattcatttattttgacaGAAATAACCTTACAACATGGCCGTCTTCTGAGGTTTATATTAGTAGTCATGGTCTATCTACACAAGCTGGTGCTGAGAACAGTGGAGAGGAAGGTAATGTGGAAGATGGATGTTCCGAACTTGATGAAACACTTCCAAGCACTAGTCCACTGGAAGATAGTAAGACAGCTGATGATAATGAAGAGGAACTAACTTCTGGATCAGAAATTGATGATGACAATGACGTTGTAGATGATGGGACTGAACTGGATTTACCTGAGGGAGAAACTGGACTTGTTGAAAAGATATCTATTAAAAGGGCTCCTTCAGAACTTCTCAATGTTATTTGGAAGGCTCCAGGTTTAACTGTCTCTAGTGCACTTGATAAGTGGGTCAGTGAAGGAAAAGAACTAAGCCGGGACGATATCTCTTCAGCCATGCTCAATCTTCGCAAATGTCGGATGTATGGAAGGCTTTGCAGGTAAATTGACTTTGATGTTGCTTTTCAA TTTTCAGAGTGGTTGGAAGCAAATGGGaaacttgattttgttgaaaaagatTATGCTTCTCGGCTCGACTTGATTGGAAAGTTACGAGGTCTTCGTATGGCAGAGAATTACATTGCTAAAATTCCAAAGTCCTTCCAAGGTGAGGTGGTATACCGAACTCTTTTGGCTAACTGTGTGATTGCCTGCAATGTACAAAAAGCGGAGGAAGTATTCAACAAAATGAAGGACCTTGAATTCCCCATCACAGCATTTGCTTGCAACCAGTTGCTTCTTCTTTACAAGAGGACTGACAAGAGGAAAGTAGCCGacattttgttgttgatggagaaagaaaatgtcaagCCTTCTCGGTTTACTTACAGAATCTTAATAGATACTAAAGGCCTTTCTAATGACATAACTGGGATGGAACAAGTTGTTGATACAATGAAGGCCGAAGGAATTGAACTTGATGTTTCTACACTTTCCGTATTAGCTAAACATTATATTTCAGGTGGGCTTAAAGACAAAGCCAAGGCCATTTTAAAGGAGATGGAAGAAATTAACTCCGAAGGTTCTCGATGGCCATGCAGAATTTTACTTCCCCTTTATGGAGAACTCCAAATGGAAGATGAAGTGAGGAGGCTCTGGGAGATCTGTGGGTCTAATCCTCATATTGAAGAATGTATGGCTGCCATTGTTGCTTGGGGAAAGCTGAAGAACATCCAGGAAGCTGAGAAAATTTTTGATAGAGTTGTAAAAACAGGGGAGAAGCTATCCGCTAGACACTATTCTACCATGTTGAACGTTTATAGAGAAGACAGTAAGATGCTAACGAAAGGCAAGGAAGTGGTCAAGCAGATGGCAGAGAGCGGTTCTCGCATGGATCCGGTGACATTGGATGCAGTTGTGAAGCTCTATGTGGAAGCAGGGGAGGTAGAAAAGGCAGACTCTTTCTTGGTTAAGACTGTTCTACAATACAAGAAGAAGCCAATGTTTACCACATACATAACTCTCATGGATCGCTATGCAAGTAGGGGAGATGTTCCCAATGCTGAGAAAATCTTTGGTATGATGAGAAAATATGGTTATGTTGGTCGATTAAGCCAATTTCAAACTCTAATACAGGCATACGTTAATGCCAAGGCTCCAGCCTATGGtatgagagagagaatgaaGGCAGATAGTGTATTTCCAAACAAAGCCTTGGCAGGAAAATTAGCTCAAGTTGATTCTTTGAAGATGAGAGAAGTGTCCGATTTGcttgattga